GGCGTGGTCGAAAGCCCGCTGAGCGGACCGTGGCGGCGGCGCATCGTCGCTGTGTTCGAATTTCCCAAGGAGGTTTGCTGATGGCAACCATTGTTCTTGCAGCCGCCGGCGCGGCAATCGGCGGTTCCATCGGGGGCACGGTGGCGGGGCTTTCGACGGCCATCATCGGGCGCGCGGTCGGGGCCGTCGCGGGGCGCATGATCGACGAACGGCTGCTCGGATCGGGGAGCGAACCGATCGAGACCGGCAAGGTCGACAAGTTCCGGCTGACGCAGGCGGGCGACGGGGCGCCGCTGGCGCAGGTCTATGGCAGGATGAGGGTGGGAGGCCAGGTGATCTGGGCCTCTGATTTCCAGGAAACGACGACCACCAGCGGTGGCGGTGGCAAGGGATCCCGATCGCAGCCCGCGACGACGAGCTACAGCTATTCGGTCTCTCTCGCCATCGCCGTATGCGAGGGCGAAGTGGCGTCGATCGGCCGGGTCTGGGCGGATGGCGAAGAGGTGGCGCGCGACGATCTGAACATGCGCGTCTATCGCGGCACGAAGAACCAGCTTCCCGATCCGGTGATCGAGGCGGTCGAGGGCACGGGCAGGGTGCCGGCCTATCGCGGCACCGCCTATGTGGTGATGGAGGATCTCGGGCTCGAGCGGTTCGGCAACAGGGTGCCGCAGTTTTCCTTCGAGGTGGTGCGGGCGGAACAGCCCGGCGCACGGGAGTACGATGTGGACCTGGCCCGGATCGTGAAGGGCGTGGCGCTGATCCCCGGCACCGGGGAATACAGCCTTGCGACGACGCCGGTCTATTACTCCGACGGGCCGGGAAGCCGGTGGGCCGCCAATCTGAACTCGCCCTCGGGCAAACCCGATTTCGTCGCGTCGGCCGAGACGCTGGCGGAGGAGCTGCCCGGCTGTGACGCGGTGTCGATGGTGGTATCCTGGTTCGGCGGTGATCTGCGTTGCGGGGAATGCGTGCTGGAGCCGAAGGTGGCGAAGGCCGAGTTCGATGGCGAAAACATGCCCTGGACGGTTTCGGGCGTTTCGCGCGGCACGGCCAAGGAGATAGCCCGGCAGAATGACAGGCCGATCTATGGCGGCACGCCCACGGACGCATCGGTGGTCGAGGCGATCCGGCATCTGCGGTCGCAAGGCAAGCGCGTGATGTTCTATCCGTTCATCCTGATGGACCAGATGAGCGGCAACGGGCTGCCCGATCCCTGGAGCGGCGCCGATGAGCAGGCCAAGCTGCCATGGCGGGGGCGGATCACGCTTTCGAAGGCGCCGGGAACCGATGGGTCGGTGGACGGAACCGCACAGGCGGATGCCGAGGTGGCGGCGTTCTTTGGCGCCGCAACGGCCGCGGATTTCGCGGTGCAGGATGGGCATGTGGTCTATTCCGGCCCCGAAGAATGGGGGTTCCGGCGTTTCATACTGCACTATGCCGCGCTGTGCGCGGCGGCGGGCGGTGTCGCGTCGTTCTGTATCGGGTCTGAGATGCGCGGCCTGACCCAGATCCGTGGCGCCGATGGCTTTGCCGCGGTGGCGCAGCTGCGGCAGATCGCGGCGGAGGCGCGCAAGCTGCTCGGGGCCGATGTGAAGATCGGCTATGCGGCGGACTGGTCCGAATATTTCGGGTATCAGCCGCAGGACGGCAGCGGCGACCGGTATTTTCATCTCGATCCGCTATGGGCCGATGACAATATCGATTTCGTCGGTATCGACAATTACATGCCGATGTCGGACTGGCGCGAAGGCGACGATCATGCCGATCTGCGCGCGGGATGGGAAAACATCCACGAGGTCGCCTATCTCGAGGCCAATATCGAGGGCGGCGAGGGGTTCGACTGGTTCTACCATTCGCCGGAGGCGGAAGCGGCGCAGATCCGCACGCCGATCACCGACGAGGAACACGGGGAGCCCTGGATCTGGCGCTACAAGGATCTGCGCGGATGGTGGTCGAACCGGCATCACGAAAGGGTTGGCGGCAAGCGGAAGAAGACACCGACGGCGTGGGTTCCCCAGTCCAAGCCGATCTGGTTCACCGAACTCGGCTGCGCGGCGGTCGACAGGGGCACCAACCAGCCGAACAAGTTCCTCGATCCGAAATCGTCGGAATCCAAGCTGCCGAAATACTCGAACGGCACGCGCGACGACCTGATCCAGATTGCCTATCTGCGGGCGATGCTGGGCTATTGGCTGCGGTCGTCGAACAACCCGCGATCAGATGTCTATGACGGCCGGATGATCGACCTGGACAATGCCTATGTCTGGGCCTGGGACGCGCGTCCGTTCCCGTCGTTTCCGAACAATACCGAGCTGTGGAGCGACGGCATCAACTATGGGCGCGGCCATTGGCTGAACGGGCGGGTCGGAACGCGGACGCTGGCGTCGGTGGTGGACGAGGTCTGCCGGCGTTCGGGGCTGCGCGAGGTCGATACCTCACGCCTCTACGGGGCGGTGCGGGGATATGTGGTGGACCGGGTCGAGGCGGCGCGGGCGGGGCTGCAACCGCTGATGCTGCGCTATGCGTTCGATGCGGTGGAACGGGACGGTGTGCTGCGGTTCTGGATGCGGGACGGCCGCGGGGCAATCCGGATACCCGAAGGCAGTCTGGCGGATACCGGCGAGACCGACGGGCTGATCGACCGGTCGCGGGCGGCCGAGGCGGAAATGTCCGGGCGCGTGCGGTTGCGGTTCGTCCAGTCGGGCGCGGATCACGAGGTGGTGGCCGAAGAGGCCGTGCTGGCCGACGATGCCACCCACGCCGTGTCCACCAGCGAGATCCCGTTGTCGATGACGCGCGCCGAGGGTCGCGTGGTGGTCGAACGCTGGCTGGCCGAGGCGCGGGTATCGAGGGACACGGCCAGATTTGCGCTGCCGCCATCGCTGCTGGAGATCGGGGCCGGCGATGTGGTCGAACTGGCGAACGAGGACGGCGCCGGGCTCTACCGCGTCGACCGCGTCGAGCAGGCGGAAATGCAGGTTCTGGACGCGGTCAGGATCGAACCGGCGGTCTATACGCCGTCCGACATGGCCGAGCACCTGCCCCCGGTGAAGCCCTTTGTCGCGCCGGTGCCGGTGCGGCCGCTGTTCATGGATCTGCCGCTGCTCAGCGGTGATGAAGTGCCGCACGCACCCTATCTGGCGGTCACCGCGCGGCCGTGGCCGGGCACCGTGGCGCTGTATGCGTCGGCGTCGGACGAAAACTATGCGCTGGACGAGATCATCGCATCGCGGTCGGTCGTCGGTGTCACGCAGTCGCCCCTGGGGTGGGCGCCGTCCGGACGCTGGGACGAAGGCCCGGCGTTGCAGGTGAGGTTGATGAACGGCGCGCTGGAATCCCGCAACGCGGCGGCGATCCTGAATGGCGCCAACCTGGCCGCCATCGGTGACGGGTCCAGCGGGCGGTGGGAGGTGTTCCAGTTCCGCAGCGCCGATCTGATTGCCACCAACAGCTACCTGTTGAGCGGGCGTCTGCGCGGGCAGGCCGGGAGCGACGGGGTGATGCCCGAGACCTGGCCCAAGGGATCCTGGTTCGTGCTGCTCGATGGCAAGCCGCAGCAGATCGGCCTGAAGGCGAACCAGCGCCGGATCGCGCGCCATTATCGCATCGGTCCCGCGCGGCGCGGATATGACGATCCGTCCTATGTGCACAAGGTCGAGGCCTTTGACGGCAACGGATTGCGGCCCTACGCCCCCTGCCACCTCAAGAGCTGGTCCGTCAGCGATGGCCGCCGCGTCAGCTGGATTCGCCGCAGCCGCATCGACGGGGACGGCTGGGACCTGCGCGAGATCCCGCTGGGCGAAGAGCGCGAGGAGTATCTGGTGCGGGTCATGGGCGATGGCCGGGTGCTGCGCGAAGCCAGCGTCGGCGAAACGCGCTGGACCTATCCCGGGGCGCAGATCGAGGCCGACCGGGACGCGGGACCGCTGCGGATCGAAGTGGCCCAGGTCTCGGCCCGCTATGGGCCCGGTCCGTTTGCCGGGCTGGATCTTGGCGGGGCCGCGTGATGCGGCCCCTGATGCATGGCGATGTAAGCTGCGCCGCGCGGGCGCTGCTGAATGTGCCCGCCAGCGCGCGGGCGCGCCTGTGCCGGCGCCTGGTCCACGAAGCCGGGGAAGCCTATGCCCACATGCAGCGCACCGGCAAGGTGCACCCGCTCTATGGCAACGGATCGCTGATGTCGGCGGCCCGCAAACGCGTTCTGGCCGCAGAGCCGAGATTCGACGATATCGAGTATTGCCGCTGTTTCGAAATGGTGCTGCGGAGGCTGGCGACTGTCCTGGGACGGGCCGCGACGGCTTGATCTCGGCGGCTTTCGCGGTCAATTTGGCGGTATCATACTGGCAAAATGTTGGGATTGTTCGGGTGGCCAAGCCTGCAGAGAATACCCGTCGCATCGTGTCCTCGCGCCATCTGGCGGAAGGCGAGGGATGGGAGGCGTCCGAGTTCGAATACGGGCTGATCATCGCGCACAACGCGTTTTACCGCTGGGTGCAGCGCTGCATGGGCGCGGCCGGCGTTCCCGATATGTCGCCGCTGGAAATCCTGGTGCTGCACAACGTCAATCACCGGGGCCGCGAAAAGCGGCTGTCGGATATCTGTTTCCTGCTCAACATCGAGGATACGCATACGGTCAACTATGCGCTGCGCAAGCTGCTCAGGCTGGGTCTGCTGGCCTCGGACAAGCGCGGCAAGGAAGTGTTCTATTCGACCTCGGGCGATGGGCGGGACCTGTGCGACCGCTATCGCGAGGTCCGTGACCAGTGCCTGACGGACGTGCTGTCGGGAACCGGTATCGCCGGCGCGGAACTGCGCGAGGTCGCGGCCCATCTGCGGGCGCTGTCGGGGCTCTACGATCAGGCGAGCCGGGCGGCCGCCTCGCTGTGATATCCGCCCACGCGGGCCATATTTGACGGTGCCGGCGGTTTGTCGATCTTGCGTGCGGACCGGCCCCGACCTATACGCGCGGTCATGCTCGACGCCGTTCCCAATCGCCCCGGCCTGCCGCCGGAAATCGCCCGCCGCCGCACCTTTGCGATCATTTCGCACCCGGATGCGGGCAAGACGACGCTGACCGAGAAGTTCCTGCTTTACGGCGGCGCGATCCAGATGGCGGGGCAGGTCCGCGCCAAGGGCGAGGCCCGCCGGACCCGGTCCGATTTCATGCAGATGGAAAAGGACCGCGGCATCTCGGTATCGGCCAGTGCGATGTCCTTCGACTTCGGGTCGTTCCGGTTCAACCTCGTGGACACGCCGGGGCACAGCGATTTCTCGGAGGACACCTATCGCACGCTCACCGCCGTGGACGCGGCGATCATGGTGATCGACGGCGCCAAGGGGGTGGAAAGCCAGACCCGGAAGCTGTTCGAGGTCTGCCGCCTGCGCGATCTGCCGATCCTGACCTTCTGCAACAAGATGGACCGCGAGAGCCGCGACACGTTCGAGATCATCGACGAGATCCAGGAGATGCTGGCGATCGACGTGACGCCGGCCAGCTGGCCCATCGGGCAGGGGCGCGAATTCATCGGCTGCTACGACATGCTGCGGGACCGGCTGGAACTGATGGACCGGGCCGACCGGAACAAGGTGGCCGAGAGCATCGAGATTGCAGGTCTGGACGATCCAAAGCTGGCCGAACATGTGCCGGCGCATCTGCTGGATACGCTGCTGGAAGAGGTCGAGATGGCGCGCGAATTGTTGCCGCGGCTCGATCCGCAGGCGGTGCTGGAGGGTCACATGACCCCGATCTGGTTCGGCTCGGCGATCAACTCCTTCGGGGTGAAGGAGTTGATGGACGGCATTGCCGCCTATGGCCCCGAACCGCAGCCGCAGCGCGCCCAGCCGCGGCAGATTTCCCCCGACGAGAACAAGGTGGCCGGTTTCGTGTTCAAGGTGCAGGCCAACATGGATCCCAAGCACCGTGACCGCGTGGCGTTCCTGCGCATGGCCTCGGGTCATTTCCGGCGGGGCATGAAGCTGACCCATGTGCGATCGAAAAAGCCGATGGCGGTGTCGAACCCGGTGTTGTTCCTGGCCGCCGACCGGGAACTGGCCGAAGAGGCCTGGGCGGGCGACATCATCGGCATTCCGAACCACGGGCAGTTGCGCATCGGCGACACGCTGACCGAGGGCGAGGCGCTGCGGGTGACCGGCATCCCGTCCTTTGCCCCCGAATTGCTGCAGGGCGTGCGTGCGGGCGATCCGATGAAGGCCAAGCACCTGGAAAAGGCGCTGATGCAGTTCGCCGAGGAAGGCGCGGCCAAGGTGTTCAAGCCGGCCATCGGGGCGGGCCATATCGTCGGCGTGGTCGGCGCCCTGCAATTCGAGGTGCTCGCCAGCCGGATCGAACTGGAATACGGGCTGCCGGTGCGGTTCGAGGCGTCGCAATTCACCTCGGCCCGGTGGGTGACGGGTGACAAGGCGGCGCTGGACCGGTTCATGACCGTCAACAAGCAGCATATCGCCCATGACCATGACGGGGACGTGGTGTATCTCACGCGCCTGCAATGGGATATCGACCGGATCGAACGCGATTATCCGGAGCTGCGCCTGTCGGCCACCAAGGAGATGATGACCTGAGCCCGGAGCCGAACCTGCCCCGCTGGGGCGTGGTCGCGACGATCAAGGCATCGCCGCGGGCAATTCTCGACTTCGCGGCCTATCATCTCGACCTGGGGGCGCACCGGATCTACCTCTATCTCGACGCTCCCAACCCGGCCCGCGAGGTGCTCGGGGCGCATCCCAAGCTGCGGGTGACGGAGTGCGACGACCGGTGGTGGCGCCGGCGCGGGGGGCGGCCGAACAAGCACCAGGTCCGGCAGAGCGTGAATGCCACCCATGCCTATGCCCGCCGTGCCGAGGTCGACTGGCTGGCGCATATCGACGTGGATGAATTCCTGGCGCCCGGGGCCAGTGTCGCGGCGGCGCTCGCGGCGCTGCCGCCGGGGACGCTGACCGCGCGCATGCGTCCGATGGAGGCGCTGGCGGGCAGCGAGGGGATGTTCAAGGCGTTCATCCCGCCGGGGCCCGAACGGCGGCCCACCGTGGCGCGGCTCTACCCCAATTTCGGAACCTTCGTCACCGGCGGCTTTCTCAGCCACGTCGCGGGCAAGGTGTTTCTGCGCACCGGGCTCGACGGTATCGCGTTCCGGATCCACAACGCGTTCCAGGGCGATGTGATGAACCCCGGCGAGGCCGAGGCCGGGGAGGCGCTGGCGCTGTGTCATCGTCATGCCGGGGACTGGGAGGCCTGGATCGCCGCGTTCCAATATCGGCTGGACCGGGGCGCGTATCGCGCCGAGCTGCCGCCGGCGGCGAAAAACGGGGCGACGCTGCACGCGTTGCTGGATCGGATCGCCCGCAGCGAAGGCGAGGCCGGTCTGCGGGCCTTTTTCGACGAGGTTGCCGCCGCCAGCCCGGAACTGGTCACGCGGCTGCGCCGCGAGGGCCTGTTGCGCGAGATCGACCTGAACCTGCAGGCGCGGCGCGAGAAACACTTTCCCGGTGCGGTGATCGATCCCTGAACGCGGATCACGGCCCGCCCCGGCGGCCGCAAACGGGTCTTGCCCGGCCCGTCCGTAATCGCTCTAAGGGCGTGGGGAACGAGGGGCGGATCCATGACGGTTGGCATCAGGACCGATGGCAGGGCCAACCTGCTGGGCAGCATCTGGATGGTCGCGGCGATGGCCGCCTTTGCGATCGAGGACGCCTTTCTCAAGGCGGCGTCGATCACCGTGCCCATCGGGCAGGTGCTGATCCTGTTCGGGCTGGGCGGCGCGGCGGTGTTCGCCACCCTGGCGCGGTTCAACGGCGAAGCGCTGTTCGATCCGGATGTGCTGTCGCGCCCGATGCGCATCCGCGCCGTGTTCGAGATCGTCGGCCGGCTGTTCTACGGGCTGGCGATCGCGCTGACGCCGCTGTCGGCCGCGACCGTGATCCTGCAGGCGACGCCGCTGGTCGTCGTTGCCGGCGCGGCGCTGGTGTTCGGCGAACGGGTCGGCTGGCGCAGGTGGCTGGCCATCGTCACCGGGCTGGTCGGCGTGGTGGCCATCGTGCAGCCGGGAACTGACAGCTTTTCCGCGCTGTCGATCCTGGCGGTGCTGGGCATGATCGGCTTTGCCGGGCGCGACCTGGCCAGCCGCGCGGCGCCGATCGCGCTGAGCACGCGCATCCTGGGGCTCTACGGTTTCCTGGCGATCGTGCTGGCCGGGGCGATCTACTCGGCCTGGCAGGGTGCGCCCCTGGTGGTGCCCGCGACCGGCGCGTGGGGCCATCTGGCGGCGGCGGTGCTGGCCGGGGTGGTGGGCTATTCCTGCCTGATGACGGCGATGCGCACCGGCGAGGTATCGGCGGTCACGCCGTTCCGCTATTCGCGCCTGCTGTTCGGCGTGGGTTTCGGGATCGCGTTCTTCGGCGAGAGCCTGAGCGCGTCGATGCTGGTCGGCTCGGGCCTGATCGTGCTGTCCGGCCTGTTCATCCTCTGGCGCGGCAGGCGGGACGCGACATCCGCCTGAAGCGCGCGGCCGGCGAACCCGATGTCGCCGGCCGCGTGGTCGATCATGCCGGGCCGCGACAGCCGCCCGCCCGGATGCCGGTTCAGGCCGCGTCGGCGGTCTGCGCGGTCCGCAGCCAGTCCAGAACCGCCTCGGGCGTCGAGGCGCCATAGGGATCGTCGGGCGCGTTGTCGCACAGGCCCGGCTCTTCGAACCATGCCCGGACGGTGCCGTTTTCGATCACCGCCGCATAGCGCCACGACCGCAGGCCAAAGCCCAGGTTGTCCTTGCGCACCAGCATTCCCAGCTTGCGGGTCAGTTCGCCCGAGCCGTCGGGGATCATCCTGATGGTCTTCAGGCCCAGATGTTCGGCCCACTTGTTCATCACGAAGGCGTCGTTGACCGAGACGCAATAGATCTCGTCGATGCCCTCGGCGCGGAAATCCCCCGCCTGTTCGTCGAAGCCGGGCAGCTGCCGGGTCGAGCAGGTGGGGGTGAACGCGCCGGGCAGGCCGATCAGGACAACCCGCTTGCCGGCAAAGAGATCGCCGGTGGTGACATCCTGCCAGCGATAGGGGTTCGGTCCGCCGACGGATTCGTCGCGAACGCGGGTGCGGAATGTGACATCGGGAAGTTTTGCGCCAGTACGCATGGTCGTCTCCTTGATGCGGGAAAAAGGTCGGTTCAGCCTGTCATAGCCTTTGGCCTGCCAGCCACAACCGGTCTTTCGGCAGGCTTGCCGGGAAAGCCTGCGACATATTGTGCCGCCGGATGCCACCGGCTGCGGCCGCCACCGGGCCGCAGCGTGACCCACGCGGTTCCGCCTGTTCCGGTGGGCGGATCAACCGCCATGCGACAAGAGGGGAAACACGCATCACCCGATGCGGAGGGTTCCGGGCCCTTTCACGTTTGTTGTGTGTCGAGGGGCGGATAGGCGGGGGGGAAGATTTCGGTTACCGGGGGATGCCCGGCGGTGCGGTCGGGGTATCGGGCGCGCAGCCCGTCGAACTGGGCCTGCGCCCGGGCGCGGGCCCCGGCCATGTCGAGCCCGGCGACCCGGCCATCGCGCATCGACAGGCGCCCGTCGACGATGGTGGCGCGGGTGACGCGGCCGGTCGCGCCGAGGATCAGCGTCTGCACCGGGTCGATGGTCGGCGCCATCGCGGGATCGGCCAGGTCGAAGACGGCGATATCCGCCTTGCCGCCGGCGCGCAGCACGCCGATATCGTCGCGGCCCAGGGCGGCGGCCCCGTCCCGCGTCGCGGCGTCGAGGAACTCCGCTGCCGTGCAGGCGGCGATGTCGTTTTCCGCGATGCGGCACATCATCATGCCGACCGCCATGTTCAGCACCATGTCGGGCGGCGCGGTGTCGGTGCCCATGGCGACGCGAATGCCCATGTCGCGCAGTTTCCGGAAGGATCGCAGCGCGCTGCCGTGGCGGGCGCTGACCAGCGGGCAGTGGATGACGGTCACGCCGGCATCGGCGTAGCGGCGCAGGTCGTCCGGTGTCGCGACGGTGGCGTGCGGCGCCAGCAGGCGGGGGCTCAGCAGCCCCAGCCCGCCGAGCCAGTCCGGCGCGGTCCTGCCGTGAAGGGCGCGGACCGTGTCCAGCTCCATCATGCCCTGCGCCATGTGCAGGCGCACCGGGCAGTCCAGATCCTCCGCCGCCCGCATCGTCCGTCTCAGCAGGGGTTCGGTGCAGGTCTCGACCCGGTCGGGGGCGAGCATCGGGCTGACCAGCCCGTGGCCCTGCCATCGTTCCGCAAAGGCGATGGCCTCGGCCAGCCCCCGCAGCCCCCGGTCCTCGTCGAATTCGGCGGTGATCCGGCCATCGGCCTCGACCACCATGCCGCCGGACCGGTAGGCGGGGCCGAGCCAGACGCGCAGCCCGAGATCCTGCGCCGCGCGGGCCGCGGCCTCGAACTCGGCCGCCGTTTCGCCCCATTCCCGGTAGAAGAGCGAGGCGATCGGCGCCGCCGTGGTGATCCCGTTCAGCAGGAGCTGGGCAAAGGCATAGCGTTTCTGGAACGC
This is a stretch of genomic DNA from Pukyongiella litopenaei. It encodes these proteins:
- a CDS encoding glycosyltransferase family 2 protein, coding for MVATIKASPRAILDFAAYHLDLGAHRIYLYLDAPNPAREVLGAHPKLRVTECDDRWWRRRGGRPNKHQVRQSVNATHAYARRAEVDWLAHIDVDEFLAPGASVAAALAALPPGTLTARMRPMEALAGSEGMFKAFIPPGPERRPTVARLYPNFGTFVTGGFLSHVAGKVFLRTGLDGIAFRIHNAFQGDVMNPGEAEAGEALALCHRHAGDWEAWIAAFQYRLDRGAYRAELPPAAKNGATLHALLDRIARSEGEAGLRAFFDEVAAASPELVTRLRREGLLREIDLNLQARREKHFPGAVIDP
- a CDS encoding peroxiredoxin, coding for MRTGAKLPDVTFRTRVRDESVGGPNPYRWQDVTTGDLFAGKRVVLIGLPGAFTPTCSTRQLPGFDEQAGDFRAEGIDEIYCVSVNDAFVMNKWAEHLGLKTIRMIPDGSGELTRKLGMLVRKDNLGFGLRSWRYAAVIENGTVRAWFEEPGLCDNAPDDPYGASTPEAVLDWLRTAQTADAA
- a CDS encoding winged helix DNA-binding protein, which translates into the protein MAKPAENTRRIVSSRHLAEGEGWEASEFEYGLIIAHNAFYRWVQRCMGAAGVPDMSPLEILVLHNVNHRGREKRLSDICFLLNIEDTHTVNYALRKLLRLGLLASDKRGKEVFYSTSGDGRDLCDRYREVRDQCLTDVLSGTGIAGAELREVAAHLRALSGLYDQASRAAASL
- a CDS encoding DMT family transporter gives rise to the protein MTVGIRTDGRANLLGSIWMVAAMAAFAIEDAFLKAASITVPIGQVLILFGLGGAAVFATLARFNGEALFDPDVLSRPMRIRAVFEIVGRLFYGLAIALTPLSAATVILQATPLVVVAGAALVFGERVGWRRWLAIVTGLVGVVAIVQPGTDSFSALSILAVLGMIGFAGRDLASRAAPIALSTRILGLYGFLAIVLAGAIYSAWQGAPLVVPATGAWGHLAAAVLAGVVGYSCLMTAMRTGEVSAVTPFRYSRLLFGVGFGIAFFGESLSASMLVGSGLIVLSGLFILWRGRRDATSA
- a CDS encoding baseplate multidomain protein megatron, which encodes MATIVLAAAGAAIGGSIGGTVAGLSTAIIGRAVGAVAGRMIDERLLGSGSEPIETGKVDKFRLTQAGDGAPLAQVYGRMRVGGQVIWASDFQETTTTSGGGGKGSRSQPATTSYSYSVSLAIAVCEGEVASIGRVWADGEEVARDDLNMRVYRGTKNQLPDPVIEAVEGTGRVPAYRGTAYVVMEDLGLERFGNRVPQFSFEVVRAEQPGAREYDVDLARIVKGVALIPGTGEYSLATTPVYYSDGPGSRWAANLNSPSGKPDFVASAETLAEELPGCDAVSMVVSWFGGDLRCGECVLEPKVAKAEFDGENMPWTVSGVSRGTAKEIARQNDRPIYGGTPTDASVVEAIRHLRSQGKRVMFYPFILMDQMSGNGLPDPWSGADEQAKLPWRGRITLSKAPGTDGSVDGTAQADAEVAAFFGAATAADFAVQDGHVVYSGPEEWGFRRFILHYAALCAAAGGVASFCIGSEMRGLTQIRGADGFAAVAQLRQIAAEARKLLGADVKIGYAADWSEYFGYQPQDGSGDRYFHLDPLWADDNIDFVGIDNYMPMSDWREGDDHADLRAGWENIHEVAYLEANIEGGEGFDWFYHSPEAEAAQIRTPITDEEHGEPWIWRYKDLRGWWSNRHHERVGGKRKKTPTAWVPQSKPIWFTELGCAAVDRGTNQPNKFLDPKSSESKLPKYSNGTRDDLIQIAYLRAMLGYWLRSSNNPRSDVYDGRMIDLDNAYVWAWDARPFPSFPNNTELWSDGINYGRGHWLNGRVGTRTLASVVDEVCRRSGLREVDTSRLYGAVRGYVVDRVEAARAGLQPLMLRYAFDAVERDGVLRFWMRDGRGAIRIPEGSLADTGETDGLIDRSRAAEAEMSGRVRLRFVQSGADHEVVAEEAVLADDATHAVSTSEIPLSMTRAEGRVVVERWLAEARVSRDTARFALPPSLLEIGAGDVVELANEDGAGLYRVDRVEQAEMQVLDAVRIEPAVYTPSDMAEHLPPVKPFVAPVPVRPLFMDLPLLSGDEVPHAPYLAVTARPWPGTVALYASASDENYALDEIIASRSVVGVTQSPLGWAPSGRWDEGPALQVRLMNGALESRNAAAILNGANLAAIGDGSSGRWEVFQFRSADLIATNSYLLSGRLRGQAGSDGVMPETWPKGSWFVLLDGKPQQIGLKANQRRIARHYRIGPARRGYDDPSYVHKVEAFDGNGLRPYAPCHLKSWSVSDGRRVSWIRRSRIDGDGWDLREIPLGEEREEYLVRVMGDGRVLREASVGETRWTYPGAQIEADRDAGPLRIEVAQVSARYGPGPFAGLDLGGAA
- a CDS encoding peptide chain release factor 3, which produces MLDAVPNRPGLPPEIARRRTFAIISHPDAGKTTLTEKFLLYGGAIQMAGQVRAKGEARRTRSDFMQMEKDRGISVSASAMSFDFGSFRFNLVDTPGHSDFSEDTYRTLTAVDAAIMVIDGAKGVESQTRKLFEVCRLRDLPILTFCNKMDRESRDTFEIIDEIQEMLAIDVTPASWPIGQGREFIGCYDMLRDRLELMDRADRNKVAESIEIAGLDDPKLAEHVPAHLLDTLLEEVEMARELLPRLDPQAVLEGHMTPIWFGSAINSFGVKELMDGIAAYGPEPQPQRAQPRQISPDENKVAGFVFKVQANMDPKHRDRVAFLRMASGHFRRGMKLTHVRSKKPMAVSNPVLFLAADRELAEEAWAGDIIGIPNHGQLRIGDTLTEGEALRVTGIPSFAPELLQGVRAGDPMKAKHLEKALMQFAEEGAAKVFKPAIGAGHIVGVVGALQFEVLASRIELEYGLPVRFEASQFTSARWVTGDKAALDRFMTVNKQHIAHDHDGDVVYLTRLQWDIDRIERDYPELRLSATKEMMT
- a CDS encoding chlorohydrolase family protein, whose translation is MTRFADIPLGTRPRGRWAIAARWLVADTPSGRRLVRDGEVVIDGDTVIHAGNRFGGDVAARFDMGEALVAPGFVDLDALSDLDTTLLAYDNWPGERKGRVWPRSYVERGPYEMYTPGELAFQKRYAFAQLLLNGITTAAPIASLFYREWGETAAEFEAAARAAQDLGLRVWLGPAYRSGGMVVEADGRITAEFDEDRGLRGLAEAIAFAERWQGHGLVSPMLAPDRVETCTEPLLRRTMRAAEDLDCPVRLHMAQGMMELDTVRALHGRTAPDWLGGLGLLSPRLLAPHATVATPDDLRRYADAGVTVIHCPLVSARHGSALRSFRKLRDMGIRVAMGTDTAPPDMVLNMAVGMMMCRIAENDIAACTAAEFLDAATRDGAAALGRDDIGVLRAGGKADIAVFDLADPAMAPTIDPVQTLILGATGRVTRATIVDGRLSMRDGRVAGLDMAGARARAQAQFDGLRARYPDRTAGHPPVTEIFPPAYPPLDTQQT